In the genome of Ictalurus furcatus strain D&B chromosome 13, Billie_1.0, whole genome shotgun sequence, one region contains:
- the plekhm1 gene encoding pleckstrin homology domain-containing family M member 1 gives MLATQLPDSVLEAKNVIQWIKEKIAQTLKTLQKRYVTTDAPVTSEDSEANQLCCALEAVFIHGLRSKHIRTDGTGARNRKGGSLPQPVFWNLLKTITHRNVILELEGLSFINSDVGRCRAWVRLALNDGLLECYLISLLREGTKLGAHYQPGALLLDPEEREVLLSLLQGLASLAFQLSYKSAMLNEWTTTPLALAGLCPLLPTDDLGPPSSRRESWDTASQSSGSGGSGRGQEGRTPSDLSLDTAGSCHLSSSFGSERESWSCQTENKSALGETSSSSSQDIIKDLDVLSPAADRMIESSPHSSSDEDSCNKQDIHQMLECSMDSSIPNTHTVVLEREPLGEELAEPAALVNIRPIDVESRIIEDQKQDEDSPAISFDTSTPMLTCQVLTSDSSAPDTLAPSISSDVELVKNSENASFPHTSNALSRKTSAGSVCSHQKSRSWISEEDIYKPDTYASGDSEEPDGVVEFAQLNGTVSPVAEPESHQSPPSVVRRRQIGLSNPFRGLLKLGQLERRGPMGLWRACHCELSPFELRLYADDEERNICENRSLLRCEDVHLGSDGRFHLEFSGKKLQLRAPSKAEAEDWVERILEAVSNVRHQPLDDWDDLSPSIMPVSIPTEPSNLPEIDWNRPCELEPDAIKETVVLLNREEQGWRLMVLSLSLELFQGFSMQNGCKTRLFSYGIDAVRDVVPAVALGGPAFFKVLTAKETLTVQAESGEEARAWRSIIRDALDSYLEEDNETGGEITSLSGGNIRRLVQHRLKGDAVLLPYLTIVPKEKGLNAQNFKCAGCLRQIGVSLGRARLCEFSGQYYCDTCHQGDTTIIPSRVVHNWDLTAREVSRQALKLLTDIEQEPLLNLDLLNPDLFDHSETMATVQRFRQRLRLLGDYLLTCRSGIRKKVEARLKQRTYLLESSDLYSVLDFRQIADSQYESFLQSLIQFSCKHVHHCDLCTQRGFICQICNVDDIIFPFQFDTTSRCKACKTVFHSSCKAQSVTCPRCERLQRYKERDLLE, from the exons TGGATCAAAGAGAAGATAGCACAGACGCTGAAGACGCTGCAGAAGCGCTACGTGACCACAGATGCACCGGTGACCAGCGAGGACTCTGAGGCCAACCAGCTCTGCTGTGCTCTGGAAGCCGTGTTCATTCATGGCCTCCGGAGTAAACACATCCGCACAGATGGAACAGGAGCGCGCAACCGCAAAGGGGGCTCACTTCCTCAGCCCGTCTTCTGGAACCTGCTTAAGACCATCACTCACAG aAACGTGATTCTGGAGCTAGAGGGCCTGAGCTTCATCAACTCTGACGTAGGCCGGTGCAGGGCATGGGTGCGTTTGGCACTGAATGATGGACTATTGGAGTGCTACCTGATTTCACTTCTCCGTGAGGGCACCAAGCTGGGGGCCCACTACCAGCCTGGTGCACTGCTCCTTGACCCTGAGGAGCGTGAGGTGCTACTCAGCCTTCTGCAAGGCCTGGCCTCGCTTGCTTTCCAGCTCTCCTACAAATCTGCAATGCTCAATGAGTGGACCACCACACCGCTGGCACTTGCCGGTCTATGTCCACTGCTGCCTACTGATGATTTGGGGCCTCCCTCTTCACGCAGAGAATCCTGGGATACAGCATCACAGTCATCTGGATCCGGGGGCTCGGGGAGAGGTCAGGAAGGCAGGACACCCTCAGACCTCAGCCTGGACACAGCTGGCTCTTGCCATCTCTCTTCCAGCTTTGGCTCGGAAAGAGAGAGCTGGAGCTGCCAAACGGAGAACAAGAGTGCACTTGGAGA AACGAGTAGCTCCTCTAGCCAAGATATAATAAAAGACCTTGATGTGCTTAGCCCTGCTGCAGACAGAATGATCGAGTCCTCTCCTCACAGCAGTAGTGATGAAGACTCCTGTAACAAACAGGATATACACCAAATGCTTGAATGTTCCATGGATTcatctatccccaacacgcacACAGTTGTTTTGGAGAGAGAGCCATTAGGAGAGGAATTAGCAGAGCCTGCAGCTCTTGTAAATATAAGACCAATAGACGTTGAGTCTCGCATCATAGAAGATCAGAAGCAGGATGAAGACTCTCCTGCTATTTCCTTTGATACTTCCACCCCTATGTTAACCTGTCAGGTTCTGACTTCTGATTCATCGGCTCCTGACACTCTTGCTCCATCGATTTCTAGTGACGTTGAGCTGGTAAAAAACTCAGAGAATGCTTCTTTCCCTCACACTTCTAATGctctgagcaggaaaacatcTGCAGGCTCTGTCTGTTCTCATCAA AAATCCAGGTCTTGGATCTCAGAGGAGGATATTTATAAGCCAGATACTTATGCAAGTGGAGATTCTGAAGAGCCTGATGGTGTTGTAGAATTTGCCCAGCTTAATGGAACGGTATCTCCTGTTGCTGAACCTGAATCCCACCAATCTCCACCTAGTGTGGTTCGTCGTAGACAGATTG GCTTGTCGAACCCGTTTCGAGGTCTTCTAAAGCTGGGCCAGCTGGAACGGCGTGGTCCTATGGGTCTGTGGCGTGCATGCCACTGTGAGTTGTCACCATTTGAGCTTCGCCTGTATGCTGACGATGAGGAGCGTAACATCTGTGAAAACCGCTCACTGCTGCGCTGTGAGGATGTGCACCTGGGCTCCGATGGCCGCTTCCATCTCGAATTCTCTGGAAAGAAGCTCCAGTTGCGGGCACCGAGCAAAGCCGAGGCTGAGGACTGGGTGGAGCGCATATTAGAGGCTGTGAGCAATGTGCGGCACCAACCGCTTGATGACTGGGATGACCTCTCACCCTCTATCATGCCTGTCTCTATACCCACTGAGCCATCTAATCTGCCTGAGATAGACTGGAACAGGCCCTGTGAGCTAGAACCAGATGCCATCAAGGAGACAGTGGTGCTCCTGAACCGGGAGGAGCAAGGTTGGCGTTTGatggtgctctctctctcgctggaGCTGTTTCAAGGTTTTTCAATGCAGAATGGGTGTAAAACACGCCTTTTCTCTTATGGCATCGATGCTGTGCGGGATGTGGTGCCTGCCGTGGCGCTGGGCGGCCCTGCCTTCTTTAAG GTGCTGACCGCAAAGGAGACACTAACGGTGCAGGCCGAGAGTGGCGAGGAGGCACGGGCCTGGAGGAGCATTATCCGAGATGCGCTGGATTCATACCTGGAGGAGGACAATGAGACCGGAGGTGAAATCACATCTCTGAGTGGAGGCAACATCCGCAGACTTGTTCAGCACAGGCTGAAGGGGGATGCAGTGCTTCTGCCCTATCTGACAATCGTCCCTAAAGAAAAAGGGCTAAATGCACAGAACTTCAAATGTGCAG gCTGTCTGAGGCAGATTGGTGTTTCTTTGGGACGAGCCAGGCTGTGTGAGTTCTCGGGTCAATACTACTGTGATACCTGTCACCAAGGTGACACCACCATCATCCCCTCTCGCGTTGTGCACAACTGGGATCTCACCGCACGTGAG GTCTCCAGGCAGGCCTTGAAGCTGCTGACGGACATTGAGCAGGAGCCCTTGCTCAATCTTGACCTCTTAAACCCTGACTTGTTTGATCACAGTGAAACCATGGCAACAGTGCAACGCTTCAGGCAGAGACTCCGCCTTCTTGGAGATTACCTGCTCACCTGTCGGAGTGGAATCCGGAAAAAAGTGgaggccag GTTGAAGCAGAGAACCTACCTATTGGAGTCAAGTGATCTATATAGCGTGCTGGACTTCAGGCAG ATAGCGGACAGCCAGTACGAGTCCTTCCTGCAGTCTCTCATCCAGTTCTCCTGCAAGCACGTGCATCATTGCGACCTCTGCACTCAGCGAGGCTTCATCTGCCAGATCTGCAACGTGGACGACAtcatttttccttttcagtttgACACCACCTCTAG GTGTAAGGCATGCAAAACTGTTTTCCACTCCTCCTGTAAAGCCCAGAGTGTTACCTGTCCTCGCTGTGAGCGTCTGcagagatataaagagagagacctTCTTGAATAA